The following DNA comes from Odocoileus virginianus isolate 20LAN1187 ecotype Illinois chromosome 34, Ovbor_1.2, whole genome shotgun sequence.
attgatacACTTATTTGATGCTTTAAGAAtatttgtgtcattttcttttttcaatctttctttaaaaaaacccaCTGCGTGTATCTAATGGGTGCAAAAAGatttcacatacatatacacagtgaaacGTTGTTTACTACtgtcaagctaattaacatatgcATCTCCTCCCATTAGAGTTGTTCAGCCCCTCAGtcgtctttgcaaccccatggagggCACCAcgtcaggcttcctgtccatcaccatctcctgtgcttactcaaactcatgagaGCACCTGAAATCTACTCTCTGGACAATTTCGCATTCAGTATAGCATTAACTATAATCATCATGCTGTACCCCTCTAGACTCACTGGTACTAGGTAACTGCCATTTTGCACCAGAATAGAAGTATTTTAAAGTTGTCTTTCACCCCGTAAAGAGTTCTCTGTATATGGCTACCATtcagttgtttatccattcatcaaaagTTTTTAGAGGAACATTCTCTGCCAGGCTATGAGGATATCATAAAAGAAGCATATCATCATCAACAGACGCAAACAATTTTTCTTAAGTAGTTTGTATTCGTGTGAAGAAGTTCTTTAAACCAAAAATTGGATTTAAAGTGATAATGACATAGAGATGTAAAGAGGAAGAATTTCCACCTGTCTGGAGTAGCCAAAGTCAATTTCAAGGAGATACTTTCGAGGTGACAGAGAAAAGCGTTTGCCAGGGGGAACAAAACATTTCAAGCAGCGGGAACAGCAGGAACGGAGATCTGGGGAGGCGAGCAGCATAGAACATTGAGAAAGATTTATAAGCTGAGTGCGTGTAGGGCAGGGTGAGAAGTTGAAGGGAGAATATCAAAATTAGAAGCTCAAGAGGAAGGAGCGGCTTGATGCAGGCGCCGGAACGTGTCGGAACTGGTGCTATACTTTGGTGATCAGGCAGGAAACGGCAGCCCTGCAAGCGATTAAATAACTTTCCACACAACTTGTAAAAGGTGGCTGGGACCAGAACTTGCGTCTCCTGACTTCAAGGTGACCCACCCACGGTTGTGAACGGGCTACCACTGTGCCTCGTTAGCTCCGAAAGCGGTGTCATACCAGGAGTTCATATTCCTAGTTCCTGCCCTGTCCTGTAGAGTTTCTCATTTCCATTTGGCCCCAAACCTCCTGAGCATGCCTCTTGCCTCCCAGACACCTCCCTCCATTAAGCCGCCAACATCCTTTTAAACATCTCTccatttcttgttgttgtttagtcgctaaattgtgtctgactctttttgcgaccccatagattgtagccggccacgcttctctgtcaatgggatttcccaggcaagaatactggagtgggttaccattttcttcttcaggggatcttcccaacccaaggctagaacccatgtttcctgaattggcaggtggtttctttaccactgagccatcaggcaaaCCCTTTAAACATTTCTCAGGGTTCCTAAAAAGCCTGCGTTACCAGCCCTCAGAGACCACAAGTCCCAGCATGCAAAGCTCCTTTTAGGAAAGGACCACTAAAAGGACCAGCATGCAACGCTCTGCGAAGGGGGCGGGACTCTCTACAGGGACGGCCCACTTGTAGTGTCGCCTAGGCAACTCCAATTCGGTGACAGACTACACTTCCGCTTCCGCCTCTGAGTCCTGGTACCGCGAATCTGCGCGGCTTCGTCGCTGTGACGCCATCCGCCTGCGACCGCGTGGGTTCGGAGGTTCCGCAGTCCCGCTTGAAGTTCCAGAGCGCCTTCCTGTAATCGGCTGCCTCTCAACTGGGCACAAAGGGAAAAGCGGTGAGATGACGGACCGCTACACCATTCACAGCCAGCTAGAGCATCTGCAGTCCAAGTACATCGGCACCGGCCACGCGGACACCACGAAGTGGGAATGGCTGGTGAACCAGCACCGCGACTCCTACTGCTCCTACATGGGCCACTTCGATCTTCTCAACTACTTCGCCATTGCCGAGAATGAGAGCAAAGCGCGAGTTCGCTTCAACTTGATGGAGAAGATGCTGCAGCCTTGCGGCCCGCCAGCCGACAAGCCGGAGGAGAACTGAGTCCCCGCGGTATCACCGCTGTACGTGAGTACCTGTCCCTGAGTCCCCCGGGTTTGCCTGCATTCTCGCTTGTTCTTAAGTGAACTgattctccatctctctccttctcGTGCTTTCCCTTGTACAGAGGTGCTTACCCAGGGCGTCCCGCGTGACCTGCCTTCCTGTGGACCCTGTTTTCCTGTGGAACACAGCGTTGGGAGACCGTCAGGACACCTGAGAACTGTGACTGGACCGTGGAGCAAACTTTAGAGAAGACGGCAGTGGAGTGAGACGGGATTTAGAGGCTCGTTTTCGCCTAGTTGATTGTTGCTTTTTACATAAAGTTTAGAAATGTTTCAGTCTCTTGGTGTGGACTACTTATGTTCTGGTGGAGGGGTCCAGGGAGGGCTTTGGAACTATGGCTTTGGGGGAGGCGGGAGAATAGGAGGGATAAAGAAGGGGAGGGTTAGGAAAGGGTTGGGTAGGTAGTTCAGGGCCAGCGTTCATTGCCGGACACTTAGATGCACCCTGCATAACTTTTAATAACATTCCCCAACCCAGACTTTTCCCAAGAGCTTTTTTCAGGCCCGTAATACTTTCAGTATGGAAATTTGTGATCAtggtatcctttctttttctttcattcaaaaaaaagaaaagaaaatctttgctgGCGTTTTCCTCTCTGCAGATtgcattctctctttcttttgggACTTTGTGGATGTGTCTTGAGACTTGACAAGCTGTCAGAcaaattctttcattcattcatcattcaacaagtattagTTGAGTCCTATGTGGCAGGCATTTTCCATGCTTTGGGGGCTTATATTAACACCAGTTGGGGGAGCAGCACACTGCATCAATTGTAGATAACAAGCAAATGTTAGAAGGAACTGTGGCTAAAGGAGTAACAGTAGCATTGCAGTTTTAAATAGGCTGCCTAGTGTTAGACtgttgagaaggtgacatttgcaCAGAGACTTTAAGGAAGTGAGGGAAATAGCCATGCAGAAAACAGGGGGAAACTTCCAGTGAAAAGTACCTAAGACCGATTGTGTATTGCTTATTGGATGAAGAGTAAAGAAACAAATATGGCTGAAGGGAATGAGCCGGGGGAGAGTGGAGGTATAGCTTATGGAGAGGGAACAGATAAgagtagagcctggtgggcctatGTAAGGACTTGTGGCTTTTATCCTGGGTATATGGGGAGCCATTGGAAGACTATTAGGTGATGGGGTCTGACACATTTTAGATCAGTGAGTCTCAAGCATATTGGCCTTGGAATACCATTACATTGTTAAAAATTCTTGAAGACTCCCACGGAGCCTTTGTTTTTGGTTATAGCTGTCGATAGTCaccaaattaaaaactaaaactgagaaatacttaaaatacctggtaattcattttaaaataacaataagaggacttccctggtgggccagcagttaagagtctgcctgccaatgtagggaacataggtttgatccctggtccaggaagattgcatgtgctgcagggcaactaaatctgggtgctgcaactaccgaagctcatctgctctagagcctgtgctccactagaagagaggccaccacaatgagaaacccatactccacaactagagaaagcctacacgctgcaacaaagacccagtgcaaccatacataaatcaataaaataacaataaaaagaccATTACATGTTAACGagaatatttttcatgaaaaataacttttccaaaataatttagtGAAAAAgatagtgtctttttttttttaaaacaactttgcaTATGACTTCAGTGTCGGTATATAAcggtgttaattgctcagttgtgtctgactctttgcggccccatggaccgtacaccgccaggcttctctaattgatggaattctccaggcaagaatattggagtgggttgccgtttcattctccaggggatcttcctgacccagggatcaaacctgcgtctcctgcgttgcaggcagattctttgccctctGAGTCACCAGCCCCCTTCTTCAATGTCCAGCTTAATATAAGACAGCTGTATTCTtttatctgcttctgcattcaaacTCCTAGAATATGAAGTTTTGGCTGAAGTATGAAAAAACCcacttcaggacttccctggtggtacctcctgccaatgcaggagacaagggttcgatccctggtctgggaacattCCATATGCTGCACAGCATCTAAGCCTGTGTGCATAGCTCCTGAAGCTTGTGCACCCTGGAACCCGcaggccacaaccactgagcccgtgcaccgaaagtctgctccacagcaagaggagCCGCTGCAGTGAGAGATCCATGGGCTGTAACAAaggagcccccacttgccactACTAGAGAAAACCCTTGTGTgtcagggaagacccagcacaaccaaaaaacaaagtttttttaaagtcatcttaAAAAAACGCACTTCACATAAATATATAGTAAGGGAGAAATACTTCAATAGCCTTTTCAAATATCTTAGAAATTAGATAGAAGGTAGGATATGATCAACTTTTCATTCTCTATTGTATTAAAATTCATTAATCTATGTTGAGCATTGAATGGACCTTTTACCCATATGTGATTTTATAATATCTTGAATTGCTCATTTGGAAAGTGTTGGCTCACTGAATTGTGCAGGCCCTCTAAGTGTTGACAGATTTCATTGTATGTACCAAAGTAATGTTCTTTGTACATATTGTTAGTATCATCGCTGATCTCTTGAGAAAAGTCTTAGAGTGTTAGTAAGCTGAAAAACTAACAGTGATGGTATAAGTTTTCCACAATTTGAAGTTTTTACTTGATAGCCTAAATTTGGTTACTGGTAGCAAATCGtgtctcttttttcccttaaagtgACAAGCTTACTtggttcattttcaagaaaatatctgTCAAACACCAAATTCTGAATAATTGCAGTTTGTCAGTCTTCCAAGTAAAGAATGATGTTccttgagagagaaagaaaaaaagagtccaTTTAGTCTGCAACTCAAATAATAACAagtgctttttcttaaaaaaaaaaaccactgtgcTTTGGTGGCAGCAAAAATGGTTTATGCATACTACCAGTTTTGATCATTCAAAAAGATGTGTCCTTGTGGGCTAAGATTTcataaaatcagttttatttcatcaaggacattgtttttaaaaataattttatttacttttggctgcgctgggtcttggttgctgcgtgggcgtttctctagttgtggcaagcaggggctactctattGCAaggcgcgggcttctcattgtgggcgggcttttcttgttgtggagcacaggctccagggcacacgggcttccgtagttgtggcacgtgggctctagagcacaggcccaatagttgtggcacatgggctatGCTGCTccaaggcaagtgggatcttcccagatcagggattgaacctgtgtcccctgatttggcaggcagattctttagcactaagccaccagggaagccctaatcaagGACATTCTTACGTGAAACGgagtcgattttttttttttttaatttttgttgagaGTATATGGCAGTGAAGAATACAATGACTACTAGTAGTTTGGTGTCGCCATCCTGATTGATGCTAAGTGCTAGTAGTTTTATTCACGATTGCTTTTATATCAAGATAACGCAGTGAAAATGGCAAGTAAAATctaagtattattattaaaatagtaaaatctaAGTATTATTAAAATAGTGTCAACTTCACAGATTCTCTGAAATTCCCACCATTTTCACTTGAACAAAAACTTATATAATGATAGATTAAACTATATTATTTAGacttggttggatggcatcactgactcaatggacatgagtttgagcaagcactgggagatggtgaaggacagggatgcctggcatgctgcagtccatggggtctcaaagagtcggacacgactgagcaactgaataagaCTTGAGTATTTAGCAGAtattttctcagaaaaagaatgagataggCCATCATTTCCAGGAAAACAACTGAGCCACTTTTTAAAGGTGTCTGTCTGGCTGTTGTGTTGAGAATAGATACAGGTGATGTAATAAAGAACGGACTGTAATTGTCAGCAGTTAAATAAAAGTATCAATACTGATGCTTTTCCCCCCATAAAGAATAGGAGAGAGTCAAGCTGTAAATTCTCATCCTTACAAAACTGGAATGAGAGTGACCCCTTGTCTCTAATTGGATGTGTAGCAGTAGACCAGGAGAGATGACAACCCATGTTGGAAATAGAGGGGAAGGGACTGAATATTTAGTATAGGGTAGTTTATAtaaagaatcaaatgaaaatgtGGACAATAAAGAACTGCAGGAATTTAGAAGGAAGTTAGTAACCTAGAGACTTACATGAACTGGCTTGAATTTATACTATCAGGATTCACAGGGACAAGGATTTGGGTCTGTTTTATTACCTGATAAATCGCAAGTGTCTCAAATGGTGCCAGCATATCACaagtgttcaacaaatattgtGTTGAGTGTGAAAAGATAAGGCTTAATTTAGACAATATACTAATTTATGTTTTAGGCAGTCTTCAAGTTCACCAGAGTAGGTCAGAGCAAAGGAAAGAGATATTTGAAAACATGCTTCTCAGatagtaataatagctaacatatcAATAGCTTCTATGGTGTACTGAGTGTTTTATCTGATGTGATCTCTGGGAGGAATTatctttgttttacagatgaaacagtttcagaaaagctatttgcccaaggtcacccagatgCTATGTGGctaagccaggatttgaaccaggtCTTTCTAGTTCCAAAGTACAAAGTCTTAAACATACTGTTGCCCCAACAGGTAGAAAATCACATTAGAATAATTGGAAATAAGCTACTGTCTCagatgaaaaatggaaatattaaaagtTTAGTAGATTATAATGAAGGACTATCAGACCAATGTGAAAGTTCTTATATAACACTTAAAAAATGTAACTTGAAATGTATTGAATAAAGAtgattttaatggaaataatCACTTATGTAGGAAAAATCCATTCAAGGgtttgaaagtaaataaaatgcgGTCCAAATACATTTAATTGAACCTGTAACTCTGTACTGGTATGAAATTTTTGAATCAAACACAGGAGGGCAGCAGATGATGCTCTTTGGAAGGAGTTTTTGGAAGGCGCTCTAAACTTGTAGATTTCTGCTAAAGGGAGAAAAccagttctttttatttcagtggtATAATTAGAAAGCCACTTTGTGAaccataaaataataaacatgtttccCTTTGACAGATATGTAGTGAATACTCCAGATCACGGTATCACACTTACTAGGATGGGACAAATTAAGGATGCTACCCTTCAAAGGTTACTTGTCAGGGAAATAAATACAGTACCACATAAATATCTCTGATCTGTAATGGCATGAGTTGAGTGCTAGAAGAAAGGTATAGGGGAAAAAGGTGAGAGAGTTTACAAGAAGAATTTACAAACTGCCTGTGAAGGAATGGAAGAGGGCATTGTTGAGAAAGAGGCTTTTGAGAAGGATCTTGAGTGGTAAGTAGGACTTACATGTGTAAAACAAGGGCAAGGCATGACCATGCTCTGGAGATGTGAACAAGCTGCCCTAGGAAGGGTAGGAGAATTCACCTTATTCCTATTTAAAACCTTACCATGACTTCCAATAACTTATGGCCCTTCACTCTCTGGTCCTTATTCTTTTCAGAAGGTCGAAAAACAGGTTGAGGCCTAAATCCAAGGATAACAATGTTATCTCAGTTAATCTTCACAACGGCCCTGCAAAGGTGGTTATCCCATTCTaccaaaaagcaaacagaaataggaaaaattaagTTATTAGCATAATATCACTCAGCTACTGAGTGGTTGAGCAGGGACTTACACCCAGGTCTGATTTTAGCATCCAGGCTTTTCATAAGGTTGTTCAAGATTTTCAAACTATGTCTCACAGAATTCTAATTCCACGAAAAGTTTTAGATGGTTTTTGAAGGGCAGAGGTTTGGGAGGGAATAAGGGCAAGGGAATATTTTGGTTAAATAAGTTTCAGAGTTGCTCTACACCATGCAGTTTCATGcttcagtttaattttttaaagttctgcagTAAGAAATTTTGCTTATCGTTTTCTAAACTTATTTGAACTAGGAGTTCCTTTTCTCAAGAAATACCAAgataattttgagaaatttttttggggggatattGCTTTTGTCAGCGAGAGAAATTTGAATAGAGAAATGATGTATTCAGCCCTGAGCTTGAGGAAAATGAATTTGCTGGCAGTGTGTAGGTGGAACTCATAACCACAGataactttcctttccttcttagaTTATTCTAATTTCCTCAGCTGAAAATAAGTACATTTGTGAGTGAAGAGTTCTTTGTTCTCAGCCCTGATACTGTTCGTGTCTCTAAAACTAGCAACTTAAAGACattagaaacaaaagagactTAATTATTTTGCACAAATTAGTAATGAAGCAATCTTTTTCCATGGCTAggatgtgaaaaaagaaatgttattgaGGAATTTGGAAGTTTTTGTTTACTAATTTTGTTAGGGTCTGGAAGATGTATCTGACAAAGCGTCGGCTTTGAACGATCTGACAGCCAACAGTTGGTCTACTTCAGAGAG
Coding sequences within:
- the SF3B5 gene encoding splicing factor 3B subunit 5; the protein is MTDRYTIHSQLEHLQSKYIGTGHADTTKWEWLVNQHRDSYCSYMGHFDLLNYFAIAENESKARVRFNLMEKMLQPCGPPADKPEEN